The stretch of DNA GAGTCTGGGCCACCGCGCCGCGCTCAGCGGCTGAGAGCCAGAGCGGTGCGGATCAGGTGGATGTGGGTGAATGCTTGGGGGAAGTTGCCGAGTTGGCGTCCTGTTCTGGGGTCGTATTCCTCGGCGAGGAGGCCGACGTCGTTGGTGA from Microbispora sp. ZYX-F-249 encodes:
- a CDS encoding glycoside hydrolase family 15 protein — protein: TNDVGLLAEEYDPRTGRQLGNFPQAFTHIHLIRTALALSR